Proteins encoded by one window of Camelus bactrianus isolate YW-2024 breed Bactrian camel chromosome 9, ASM4877302v1, whole genome shotgun sequence:
- the CBLN1 gene encoding cerebellin-1, whose protein sequence is MLGVVELLLLGAAWLAGPARGQNETEPIVLEGKCLVVCDSNPTSDPTGTALGISVRSGSAKVAFSAIRSTNHEPSEMSNRTMIIYFDQVLVNIGNNFDSERSTFIAPRKGIYSFNFHVVKVYNRQTIQVSLMLNGWPVISAFAGDQDVTREAASNGVLIQMEKGDRAYLKLERGNLMGGWKYSTFSGFLVFPL, encoded by the exons ATGCTGGGTGTCGTGGAGCTGCTGTTGCTGGGGGCAGCGTGGCTGGCGGGCCCGGCCCGCGGGCAGAATGAGACGGAGCCCATCGTGCTGGAGGGCAAGTGCCTGGTGGTTTGCGACTCCAACCCCACGTCGGATCCCACGGGCACAGCTCTGGGTATCTCTGTGCGCTCTGGCAGCGCCAAGGTGGCTTTCTCTGCCATCAGAAGCACCAACCACGAGCCGTCCGAGATGAGTAATCGCACCATGATCATCTACTTCGACCAG GTACTAGTGAACATCGGGAACAACTTTGATTCAGAACGCAGCACTTTCATCGCCCCGCGCAAAGGGATCTACAGTTTTAACTTCCACGTGGTGAAAGTCTACAACAGACAGACCATCCAG GTAAGCCTCATGTTAAACGGGTGGCCGGTGATTTCAGCCTTCGCTGGTGATCAGGACGTGACCCGGGAGGCCGCCAGCAACGGAGTTCTAATCCAGATGGAGAAAGGCGACCGAGCATACCTCAAGCTGGAGCGGGGAAACTTGATGGGGGGCTGGAAGTACTCGACCTTCTCCGGATTTCTCGTATTTCCCCTCTGA